One genomic window of Candidatus Pseudobacter hemicellulosilyticus includes the following:
- a CDS encoding serine hydroxymethyltransferase: MQKDTLVFDLLRKELDRQRHGIELIASENFTSFPVMQAMGSVATNKYAEGYPGKRYYGGCEVIDELEQLAIDRLKQIFNTSWANVQPHSGAQANTAVFLACLKPGDKILGLDLSMGGHLTHGSPANFSGKTYQALFYGVKKETGLVDYDQLEATALAEKPKMIICGASAYSRDWDYARIRAVADKIGALVLADIAHPAGLIAKGLLNDPFDHCHIVTSTTHKTLRGPRGGIIMLRNDFENPFGIKDPKGNTRTMSALLDLAVFPGIQGGPLEHVIAGKAVAFGEILSDEFTAYGKQVQENAQAMAAALVNRGYNLISNGTDNHLMLIDLRNKNLTGKKAQETLDKAHITLNKNAVPFDDKSPFVTSGIRIGVPAITTRGMKTGDMETVVALIDKVLNNTDDENVISSVKGDVQTFMKQFPLYPELG, translated from the coding sequence ATGCAAAAAGACACGCTTGTATTTGACCTGCTCCGCAAAGAGCTCGACCGCCAACGCCACGGCATTGAACTGATTGCCTCCGAGAACTTTACTTCCTTCCCTGTCATGCAGGCGATGGGCTCGGTAGCCACCAACAAATACGCAGAAGGTTATCCCGGCAAACGCTATTATGGCGGTTGCGAAGTGATTGATGAGCTGGAGCAACTGGCCATCGACCGCCTCAAGCAGATCTTCAATACCAGCTGGGCCAACGTTCAGCCCCATAGCGGCGCCCAGGCTAATACAGCTGTCTTCCTGGCCTGCCTCAAACCCGGCGACAAGATCCTGGGTCTTGACCTCAGCATGGGTGGTCACCTCACCCACGGCAGCCCCGCCAATTTCAGCGGAAAGACCTACCAGGCCCTGTTCTATGGCGTTAAAAAAGAAACCGGCCTCGTAGACTACGACCAGCTGGAAGCCACCGCCCTGGCTGAAAAGCCAAAGATGATCATCTGCGGCGCTTCTGCTTACAGCCGCGACTGGGACTATGCCCGTATCCGTGCCGTAGCCGATAAGATCGGCGCCCTGGTACTGGCCGATATCGCCCACCCCGCCGGCCTCATTGCCAAAGGCTTACTCAACGATCCTTTTGATCATTGTCATATTGTTACTTCCACCACCCACAAAACACTGCGTGGACCCCGTGGCGGTATCATCATGCTGCGGAACGATTTTGAGAACCCATTCGGTATCAAAGATCCCAAAGGCAATACCCGCACCATGAGTGCCCTGCTGGACCTGGCCGTATTCCCCGGCATCCAGGGTGGCCCGCTGGAACACGTGATCGCCGGTAAGGCAGTCGCCTTCGGTGAGATCCTGTCCGACGAATTCACCGCCTACGGCAAACAAGTACAGGAAAACGCACAGGCCATGGCCGCCGCCCTCGTAAACCGCGGTTATAACCTGATCAGCAACGGGACCGACAACCACCTCATGCTGATTGACCTGCGCAACAAGAACCTGACCGGTAAAAAAGCCCAGGAAACCCTGGACAAAGCGCATATCACCCTCAACAAGAACGCTGTTCCTTTTGACGATAAGAGCCCCTTCGTGACCAGTGGTATCCGCATCGGCGTACCCGCCATCACTACCCGCGGTATGAAGACCGGCGATATGGAAACCGTAGTTGCCCTGATCGACAAGGTCCTCAACAATACCGATGACGAAAACGTGATCAGCTCCGTAAAAGGTGATGTACAGACTTTCATGAAACAATTCCCGCTGTATCCTGAACTGGGATAA